One part of the Phoenix dactylifera cultivar Barhee BC4 chromosome 4, palm_55x_up_171113_PBpolish2nd_filt_p, whole genome shotgun sequence genome encodes these proteins:
- the LOC103695794 gene encoding beta-galactosidase 2 — protein sequence MGSRAVFPAAGGLPALILLAVAVLLSPASAAVSYDHKAVIVNGQRRILISGSIHYPRSTPEMWPDLIQKAKDGGLDVIQTYVFWNGHEPSPGEYYFEGRYDLVHFIKLVHQAGLFVHLRIGPYVCAEWNFGGFPVWLKYVPGIRFRTDNEPFKAAMANFTEKIVSMMKSEALFEWQGGPIILSQIENEFGPLEYDQGEPAKAYAAWAAKMAVGLDTGVPWVMCKQDDAPDPVINTCNGFYCDYFSPNQQYKPTMWTEAWTAWYTAFGGPVPHRPVQDLAFAVARFIQKGGSFVNYYMYHGGTNFGRTAGGPFIATSYDYGAPIDEYGLLRQPNWGHLRDLHRAIKLCEPALVSGDPVVTSLGSAQQAYVYRSQSGDCAAFLANFDSGSYAKVSFNGMHDDLPPWSISILPDCKTTVFNTAMVGFQTSLMNMEWVGGFSFQSYNEETSSYDDKSFTTVGLLEQVNVTRDNSDYLWYTTYVDIGQDEQFLKNGKYPVLTVMSAGHSLLVFINGQLTGTAYGSVEDPRLTYTGNVKLWQGSNTISILSVSVGLPNVGEHFETWNAGVLGPVTLNGLNEGTRDLTWQKWTYQIGLKGETLSLYSLAGSSFIEWDEASQNHPLTWYKAFFNAPEGNEPLALDMSSMGKGQVWINGQSIGRYWPGYKAYGTCSNCDYRGEYDEKKCQTNCGESSQKWYHVPRSWLNPTGNLLVLFEEWGGDPKGISMVKRTIGSVCADISEWQPAMKNWRTKDYERSKVHLSCDPGRKVTKIKFASFGTPQGVCGSFSEGSCHAHESYDAFEKCVGQEKCSVTIVPEVFGGDPCPGTMKRIAVEALCG from the exons ATGGGCTCGAGGGCAGTGTTTCCCGCCGCCGGCGGGCTCCCGGCGCTGATCCTACTGGCGGTGGCGGTGCTTCTGTCGCCGGCCTCCGCCGCCGTGTCCTACGACCACAAGGCCGTCATCGTGAACGGGCAGCGGAGGATCCtcatatctggctccatccacTACCCGAGGAGCACTCCCGAG ATGTGGCCGGATCTCATCCAGAAGGCGAAAGATGGGGGCTTGGACGTCATCCAGACCTATGTGTTTTGGAATGGGCACGAGCCTTCTCCTGGAGAG TATTATTTCGAAGGGAGGTATGACCTGGTTCACTTCATCAAGCTGGTACACCAGGCTGGACTCTTTGTTCATCTCCGCATTGGCCCCTATGTTTGCGCCGAATGGAATTTTGG GGGTTTCCCTGTTTGGCTAAAATATGTTCCCGGAATCAGATTTAGAACAGATAATGAACCTTTCAAG GCTGCGATGGCGAACTTCACGGAAAAGATCGTGAGCATGATGAAGTCGGAAGCGCTCTTCGAGTGGCAGGGTGGTCCTATCATCCTTTCTCAG ATCGAGAATGAGTTTGGGCCATTAGAGTATGATCAGGGAGAGCCCGCGAAGGCCTATGCGGCTTGGGCTGCTAAAATGGCGGTTGGCCTCGACACAGGGGTCCCCTGGGTCATGTGCAAACAAGACGACGCCCCTGATCCAGTT ATAAACACCTGCAATGGATTCTACTGTGATTATTTCTCACCAAACCAGCAATACAAACCCACCATGTGGACCGAAGCTTGGACTGCTTG GTACACAGCGTTTGGGGGTCCAGTCCCTCACCGACCTGTTCAGGATCTGGCCTTTGCTGTTGCGAGATTTATACAAAAAGGAGGATCTTTTGTTAACTACTATATG TACCATGGAGGAACAAACTTTGGCCGGACAGCCGGTGGCCCCTTCATTGCAACTAGCTATGACTACGGTGCTCCAATCGACGAATATG gTCTACTAAGACAACCAAATTGGGGCCATTTGAGGGACCTGCACAGAGCAATCAAGTTGTGCGAACCAGCTTTGGTGTCCGGTGATCCTGTGGTGACGTCACTAGGAAGTGCTCAACAG GCATATGTTTACAGGTCACAGTCAGGAGATTGTGCTGCTTTCCTTGCTAACTTTGACTCAGGGTCTTACGCAAAAGTATCTTTCAATGGAATGCACGATGATCTCCCTCCTTGGTCCATAAGCATTCTTCCTGACTGCAAAACAACGGTTTTCAACACCGCAATG GTAGGATTTCAGACCTCGCTGATGAACATGGAATGGGTCGGAGGGTTTTCATTCCAGTCATACAATGAAGAGACGAGCTCCTACGATGATAAATCATTCACCACTGTTGGGTTGTTGGAGCAGGTTAACGTGACAAGAGATAATTCAGACTACCTCTGGTACACAACATA TGTTGACATAGGTCAGGATGAACAATTTCTGAAGAATGGAAAATATCCTGTCCTCACAGTGATGTCAGCCGGTCACTCTTTGCTTGTTTTTATCAATGGACAACTGACAG GGACGGCATATGGTAGTGTAGAGGACCCAAGATTGACATATACAGGAAATGTGAAGCTGTGGCAAGGCAGCAACACAATTTCCATTTTAAGTGTATCTGTTGGACTCCCA AATGTGGGAGAGCATTTTGAGACTTGGAATGCTGGTGTTCTTGGTCCAGTGACATTAAATGGTCTTAATGAGGGAACAAGGGACCTTACATGGCAGAAATGGACTTACCAG ATTGGTTTGAAAGGTGAAACTCTGAGTCTTTATTCACTTGCTGGAAGTTCCTTCATTGAGTGGGATGAGGCATCTCAAAATCATCCACTAACATGGTACAAG GCTTTCTTCAATGCACCAGAAGGAAATGAGCCATTGGCTTTAGATATGAGCAGTATGGGTAAAGGTCAAGTATGGATTAATGGACAAAGCATTGGTCGGTACTGGCCTGGTTACAAAGCTTATGGCACTTGCAGCAATTGTGATTACCGTGGGGAGTATGATGAGAAAAAATGCCAGACAAACTGTGGAGAGTCCTCTCAAAAATG GTATCATGTTCCTCGGTCCTGGCTGAATCCGACTGGAAACCTATTGGTGTTATTTGAAGAGTGGGGTGGTGACCCTAAAGGTATTTCCATGGTGAAGAGAACCATAGGAAGTGTTTGTGCTGACATTTCTGAGTGGCAGCCGGCAATGAAGAATTGGCGTACCAAAGACTACGAAAGATCAAAAGTCCATCTATCTTGTGATCCTGGTCGGAAGGTAACAAAGATAAAGTTTGCTAGCTTTGGTACTCCACAAGGAGTCTGCGGAAGCTTCTCAGAGGGAAGCTGCCATGCCCATGAATCGTATGATGCTTTCGAGAAG TGTGTTGGCCAGGAAAAGTGCTCAGTCACCATAGTTCCTGAGGTTTTTGGAGGCGACCCCTGCCCCGGAACTATGAAGAGGATCGCAGTCGAGGCTCTCTGTGGATAA
- the LOC120110355 gene encoding B3 domain-containing protein LFL1-like: protein MVGTRDGARAANPSDKEAEDAHADAPDLRSAAGFQASRRRRTTARRRPEDAHPVAAPPPETPPQPGARASMLDLNGAALDPDQAMDGLRFLLQKELSHSDASSLGRIVLPKREAEAYLPVLTARDGVEINMDDWETFQVWTFKYRYWPNNKSRMYILDNTGDFVSTHGLQIGDLIMIYKDDQKDRLVIRAKKAVKEHPAAFADDGIFDSIAPDIVVASARYSDLFYPLPDGMSISHGMNNTYGDDLIYAFAADFTMGFSEERMQNHSVAE, encoded by the exons ATGGTCGGAACCCGCGACGGCGCCAGGGCAGCCAATCCCTCGGACAAGGAGGCGGAGGACGCGCACGCCGATGCGCCCGACCTCCGGAGCGCCGCGGGCTTCCAGGCgagccggaggaggaggaccaCCGCAAGGCGCCGCCCGGAAGACGCCCATCCCGTCGCTGCCCCGCCGCCCGAGACCCCCCCTCAGCCTGGGGCTCGT GCATCCATGTTGGATTTGAACGGAGCAGCCCTTGACCCTGAt CAAGCTATGGATGGTTTGAGATTTCTCCTGCAAAAGGAGCTTAGCCACAGCGATGCTAGTTCCCTGGGAAGAATTGTTCTTCCAAAG AGAGAGGCAGAAGCTTACCTTCCAGTCCTTACAGCTAGGGATGGTGTTGAAATCAACATGGATGATTGGGAGACCTTTCAGGTCTGGACGTTCAAATACAG ATACTGGCCTAACAATAAAAGCAGGATGTACATACTTGACAACACTG GGGACTTTGTTAGCACTCATGGCCTCCAAATTGGTGATCttatcatgatatacaaagatGACCAAAAAGATAGATTG GTCATTCGGGCAAAGAAGGCAGTAAAAGAGCATCCTGCTGCCTTTGCAGATGATGGAATCTTTGATTCCATTGCGCCTGATATTGTGGTGGCTAGTGCGAGATATTCTGACCTCTTTTACCCATTGCCAGATGGTATGAGCATCTCTCATGGAATGAACAACACATATGGGGATGACCTGATCTATGCCTTTGCAGCAGACTTCACAATGGGTTTCTCAGAAGAGAGGATGCAGAACCATTCAGTTGCTGAATAA